In Puntigrus tetrazona isolate hp1 chromosome 15, ASM1883169v1, whole genome shotgun sequence, the DNA window TGACCTTTCATTACCTGGTGGGCTCATCAAAAAACATGACTGGGGGGTTGTTTACTAGCTCGAGGGCAATAGCCAGACGCTTACACTGACCCCCAGAGAGACACACAGTTCGAGTGTGGACACACTCATGCAGTCCCAGGGCCGTCAGAATCTCTTTTATCTGCATGtcaacataaacacacagaaaagagGTGAAATCTCCGGGAAACATTTGAGGTAAGTTGATCATGAGGTGATGAGCTTTACCTACCAGCTCTTTTTTCACCTCTGTGTCTTCATTGAGCTTCAGGTTGGCTGATACCTAGAAAacactcagttcagttcagtgtgTTCctttgtacaattttttttttctgcaggtgACTAAGCATTTGGAAGTGATTGTTATATTGGGCATTAGCACCAAACCTACAGTAGGGGGCATCCTTCACTACACCATTCACCCTACAGACTCACCATCATTGCTTCTTGAACAGTCAAGTGGGGCAGCAATTTGTCCTCCTGCATAATGTAACAGGACATTTTACGAAAGGTTCGGGGGTCTCTGAGCTTTCCATTTACCAGGATCTGTCCAGTCATCCCTGTTTCCCTGTAACACACAAGACAACCAGCAGTGTTGGGAAGATTACCCTAACTTTTTcaatgacttttttaaaatgatgcagCTGATAACATTTCAATACTTTGATCAGTTTCTAATGTTAACCTTACAGTAGGACTAAACACTGATCCCTGTCACTTTCAAAATCCTTCATCATTTGAATTAAGATgataataatttagttttaaagcaCACCCACCCCAAAATCAGATTTGAGTGTCTTGTCttactttaaaaacatgctgaggttaaaaacagatttataatCATAAAAAGTAAGCATTTAATAGCCatgatactgttttttaaattaaatctttgcaAGCTATGACAGGAAACACTGATGTTTAACAATGccttgtgaaaaaaaactgttaatcttaaaaaataaagcatatacataaaaaacagTTATTGATAAGCATGTGTCCTAATGTGCGTCCTAAACTTCTGAAAAATTGCTGTCTTATATTTTAGAGCAGTCAACGCaatttatgaaagaaattatttaaatctttatattaaaaaaatctaactaatttaatttaattttaaaaaagaatttctcagtaactgtaactgattacagttacatttctTTTGTGATTAAATTGCATAATGCCATTTCATGTAACCAGTTACTCCCAAACACTGACAACACGCAGTGGGCAGGGATGGAagctttcaaaattaaaataataatgtaataaatgttttttttttaaattcacaataAGCCTGACCAATAATGCAAACAACCGGAATGAAAAAAGgctttctcacttttttttttcagaccacTTTTGCACATTCTGTACCCTCACCTGTATCCCGCCAGGATGTTCATCAACGTGGATTTCCCAGCTCCAGAGGGGCCCATAATGCCAATGAGCTCCCGACTGCAAAACTTCCCTGATAGACACTTGAGTAAGGCCTTATAACCTGGAAGAACGACAAAATATATGCTTGGCATCATACGGTTCTCCTTTGGAACAAGCGGTCCACTCTCAGTTAATCCCTTCAAATAAGAAGTATGGTTTAATCCGTGAACCTCATGACTGTACTACATAATTCTCCAAAGCTTAAAAATGTGAGAAAGCGAGTGATAAAGGTGATGAAAGAATTGGGCTCCAAAACCTTTAAGTACAGTGGCTAATTAAACCATTCTGGACAAGTCTGCTCATTGAACTTTCTATGAGTCCACCACAATGGCTTTTACCCACCACATAAGACCGAAagatctcattaaaaaaaattatgacatttttaggAGTCGCTGATAtagtatttcttaaaaaaaaaaaaagtctgactTATGGTATTTCAAAGCAAGGCGCCCTAATTATCAGCCTATCAGCCCAAAATTTCTGTTCTCACAGTCAGATCACAGAAAAGCCCTCTCCTTTACCCTGACTTTATTCCCATACATGTCCACCGAATGTTTAGAAGTCATTTAATGACCACTATATTATCATCATTGGTGGTACTTTTCCTTTAGGCCACAATGGAAAGAAACAGTGGAAACATAGGAGTGCCGATTACATTCATCacttttacaaatgcatttatcgTATTTACAACTATATTCCATTCTGTATCTGGTCATCATAGTGCATAAATGTAGTCAGCATAAAGCACAAGCATTGAAAATTTTGTTCTTCCCACTGATGTCAGATGTGATCTCATCTAATTTAAACTACTTGTAGTGACggcactgcaaaaataaaagtcatgttGGCATATGAAGGCTGTCAAAGAGTGGAACTTCCACACGGGTACGCTTTCACCAATAAATCACAAGAGTAAAGAAACATCTGCTCTCTTCAGGCCAGGCACTGCATGACTAGACAGATAAAAACAGAAGTGATCAGTATGAGATACGGGCATTCATGACGTTACTTGCCAATTAATAGATCTAAAGGTCTGACAGAAAGCAAAAAGGCCTTCATTAGTCTTGGTACTCGTTCTAATGtgattttaatctaattaatgGATGCTAAGACGCTAAATTAAAATAGCTTACCATGTTCTGCGTTGTAAATAACTAACAGTTGCTACTTTGAGCATGCATCTAACCAAGACCTGTTTTAATTTCCTATTTGACTTGTACAACCAgaagaaaaattattaaattaaaattattaacactatacacattatttagacattttatgtCTAAAATTGGATTTCTCTAAAATTGTGAATTGTGTTGAGTTAATTTCTACACACAACAATTATTCATAGAAGACCTCTGAGCTGTccattttctctatttttatcTTTCTCCTTTATTCTGTCTTGTTTCCTGCTCTGCTTTATCTCTCCCTTGAGTTTGGACAGATGCAGTATTGATAAAccatgtctcttttttttttctttcacacaataacattttaatgaaaaagaattttaaattgCCTCATAaccaacaatatatatatatatatatatatgtgtgtgtgtgcatttgtaatttatgtattcaaatttttttataacgTAAAAATTGTCTtcgaaaaacaaattaattcttTGATGGCTTTAATGACtctaatgaaacaaaaaaagtagtttttttttttattttagacactTCTGATAATGGTATCTAATGATTATGATAATGTAAAGACCCAATCTTAAAGGtctgtttcaaatgaatgagGTCAGAACTACAAGTCATACAATATTTAGGACCAACGAGTTCAATAAGTTCGACAGATTATTCACGGTTACTTTGATcgaaatgtgtaaaatatgatCTCCTGACCTTGTTTCTTCCACCACGGCCCTTCTCTGATGGTGTAGGACAGGTCGCTGAACTCCAGGTCCACAGTAGTGCGTTTGGGCAGGTGAGAGAAGCGCTGTGCCTCTGTGATGTGGTTCTCTACCTTTTTGAGATGGGTTAGCAGCGGAGCTTCCTGTGGCTGTGTTCCTCCATTACACACGCTTTCCTCCATAGGAATACTAACTGACCCAAGATCAGATTCCTTCACTGCCATTCCAAAGGtctgaagagagaaaaaaatcattcagtggaaaaaaaagtgtaatgttaaatatgttGCTTATTCTccccaaggctgcatttatctgatcagaaatacagtaaaacagtattattgtgaaatattattacaattgctattataatgcattttaaaataatgtattcccgtattttcagcagccattactgtAATGttctgtattaaaatgtatcaaaagtaAAGTACAGAACAACTTGATCCACGTGATGAACTGCacagttacatttttacatctaACATCATTGTCTTCTATTAAAGAAATGCTGAGTCATCGTATTGCACATCACTATTCAAAATGATAAATCTCCAGTGGGAGCGTCTTCCTATACTTTTCCCTTGAAATGCAAACCTCTTTACACTGTCTGCTCTTTCAGGAGAGGCCCCTGCTCTGCCAAATTGATCTGGTTCAGAATTTGGAGCTCTTCTAAAAGGCTGGGATTTGGTTTCCTCCGAGAGACCTCATTGTGCTGACACATTGAATTGACTAGCTAGATGTAAGTCCCTGGAGTTTGGAGCCGAAAAGGAAGAGCGAAATCAGAGAATGCGAGCAGCCAGGTCAGAGACAGACATCACTGGCTCAGTCCCACAGAGAACACTAGCTAGGAGGGGATCGCTCCAGCGTTCACATGAGAATTAGTAGATGGTGCCATGTGGAGAAAGCCTGGAAAATGGAAATCTTGTTGGAATGTATTATAACcagaattataaataatttgtggTAGAACACATTATCACCACTCCTGATTTTTGCCCACTGTTTGGTGAGACATGCTAATGTAcaagttacataacacacatcCATAAACATGTGACATAcagtttgtattaaaataatgtaaacacCATTCAAATGGTGTTTAgtgtgcatttaataattttgtgaacATTCTCCTTTTAAATGGTAAAGCAAAGTAAGAGAGAAGGCTTGATTGTGGAAAAAAAGGATTATAAAAGATATatgaaaattcattaaaaaagataTATGAGCCTTGAAGTATTTGCAAACAGCGATGTGTTAATTTGTGCCTGCCCTTGTAAGGGTTAATAACCTTTAACAGGCCAATGTAAAAGAATCAAGAGCTTTATGCTGTGTTTGTAGGCTAATCCACAAGAATTGGTAGTTTTATCTCTCTTTATACCACGCACATATATTTACAGAGCACATACctacttaaaaatacaaatgtatgtttataatattacacCATTACTTGTATCcaataatcattaaataataaagaagacCTATTTAAGCCTATCAAAACTTCTTAAGATACCAGTATAATAATATGGCATAGCACAGTAATATGattaacatataaaattatatttaggaGTTATGCTAAACCAGTCACAGTTAATAAGAcaagtattgttttttaaacaagctACTGCTGGCAGTGAAATGGAAAGCAAATTCTAGAAATCACTTACCCAGGCTCTCAGTCAATGGGAAGTATATTCGTTTAAGTGTTGAAATGTAGGTCACTTTTCTCTTTACAATAAGCAGCAGAAACAGGTCCTGTGCCACTGGTAATTCCGCACACATCTGAACGAACGACTGAGTCCTGAAGGAGAGCTTCGTGGCGAGGCGTGGCGCAAAACCTGGGCTGGATGGAGGCCGAGCATCACGATGCTCCGTAGAGGACCCGCACGCTCAGCTCGCGCTCCAGTCACGCGCACGTCTCCCGTAGAAACCAAgacgacaacaaaaaaattgatCTAATTTCAATATTTGTTACATGATggagttattttaatgtttcagtttaagatctattaaatgtttaaaggaTGTTTACGTACTCGAATGAATGAATCAGCGCAGCGGGGAGTGTGCCGGACAACTATGTTCGTGCTTTCGAAACGCGTGCTTGTTTATTAAAGCAGGAGTGAGATTATAGAGCTCTGTGGCCGGTGCGCCGTGTAATTTCCTGTGAAAATGAGTGGACGCAATGGCAACATGCTACAACTGGTTGCCAGAAGAAGCCACGCGCTAATAAAGCACGTTCACCTTCAGAACACATCTGGACGAGTCGAAGCTTGACATCCAGAAGTCCTTCACCGTCTAAATGTCACTCGGTACCTGGAGTATGGCTATATATGAGCCATCGACCTTGAAaagtatgcatatataataaataaaatttgttttgttaatgGAGAAGAGTTGCAATGTAAAAGACAAACCTTGTCTGATATTgcaataatgatttatttgtatttactaTGGTCCTGTCCTACAACCTTTAACCATCACATATAAGGTCTTGAGTAATGCTTATATTAGTGACACCTAGTGGTATATTACTGTCTAGGGGCAGTTTgtataaaagagagaaaaggcaAAAGCACAAGATTGCATCTGTGCTGCttgattcatttgaaaaacagtACATATAACCAAACAACTCTTTTATGTGCATGTAGATGACTTATTTCAAAGTAATGACCATGCAAATGCTATTCAGTTACACCCCTGACTCCGAAATGACCATAAAGATAAActgaaatgaagaaatgaatgtattttatagaATTCAATCATTTCACTACCTTCTAAGAATCATGCATATGTTTACATTGATTCAACATGGTGTAAGTTAAGGTATAGCTCtaaagaacaacaacaataaaaatgttaatcgctttacaatattaaaatatcggATGTTTCATCACACAAATACGGGCACAATAGGACGTCTGgcaaagacatttatacaaataaataaaacaaggacTTGTATGAATTTCACATCTTTATCAGCTTATAACACACAAAGATTTGCGATATTTTGTATTTCCAGGCACTGATTCAATTTAAAGGGTTCAATGacaacaaatgcataaaatatactaCTGGCAAATATCTGAGATGGAATGAAAAACAATGGTACTCTCAAACCCTAAATCTATGGAACATAGTTcaatcatacaaaaaaaaggttttgtagtGGTTCACAGGTAATGCTGTACGCCTTCAGTGGAGGTAAAATATAGATGATATTTCAAGCAGCTTCAACAACCCCAGAATAATTCAAGTTTCATATTGGCATGTGTTTGGATACAACACACACTATCTTAGAAGGCATGATTGTGTGGTGATTCATGGCTTAAAATGAGAGCAAAAATCATTTCTATTAGCTCTCTTCTGTAATGTATAATGTCTCTGTTATACctataatgaatattaaagtcattattttggcTTAATTAATATGCATCATACTGCAAGTCTGTTTTAAGTAGTAACTGCATAATGACCTTTAATAAACTCCTGTAaatacaaagaaacattttctgtgaaaaacTCACCAATATCTTAATAACACTTGTTGACActgaaatttataaaaaatgcttCTACTAGGGGGTGGTTGGTCTTCAGCTACGTATAAGGACTGCTATCGTGCATCATTTAGCTGTCTGGCTACAGTCAGTATCTCTTTGGCTCCTTTGCTGAGCAGCAGATTTCCAAGGTCCACTCCTAACTTCACTGCAGCATCCTGGGCTGCTTCTGACACCTTTAAAGCAGTGATGCCCACACGCTGGACCTTCTCGTCAACTCTCTCCTGCCCCTCGACCTGCAAATAATAAGGTTACAGATGCTCAAATCTGTGTGCAATCCAAAGAAGGATTGGAAATATGGGGATATTGTTATGGATGAACAACCTGATTGTCAGAGCTGATGCTTGTCTGCATGGTCTCCTTCAGACTGTCCGACCCGTCGAGACTGTACACCGCTCCAGTCAGGTACAGCTGTAAGGTGATCACACAAGTTATTCAGATCTGTCTTTCAGCTTTTCTAGTCGAATAGataataaaacagcatgaaaCTCTTCGCTACCTGTGAATTCTTAACTTCAGTGTAAACAGCAACTGGAACGCTGCATCCCCCTTcctgttaaaaacagtttaaaacaagTTCTTACAAATGTATTCTTTGCATTTTTCTTGGttctatttaatgaaatatttgtattttgtattgtaattaaatgtaaactgtaatttattgtcactgtacatttaaaaatgtatttaaaaagatttgGATCCATTTTGGGTTTACTAAGAATTtcgtatatattttttgaaataaaaattaatttaagtcCATTATCAAagattaagcagcacaactgttttcattgATAAAATTGGCTGCgaaatgattaattgcgattaattgcatttaaaataaatatttatgtttgcatattatacgtgtgtgtactgtgaatatttattaggtatatttaaatacacacacataaatgtattttaagaaataaatgatttttaacaaatatttgtatgtatgtaaatataaatattttatatataaagtaacatttttctttaacatacatgataaatatacacagtacacacacatatattaaaacaaaaaatagcctCACACTATTGACCCAAAAACAGGTGTGAGGAATAGTGCAGCAGGATGCCTACCAGGTGTTTGAGGAAGGCTCTCTCTGCGATACATCTCAGCATGGTGTCTGCGTCATTTAATACTGACACCATTTCCAAAATGTCCTGGTCTTGAGCTCTCACCTCGACTGCCAGAGCACCCTTTAACAAGACAGTAAGAGCAGCATGTAAAGTTCAGTGTGATGGTACAAATGCACTCGCTGTGGGGCAGAAGATCAGGACAAAAGCAACACTGAAAGTTACCCACCTGTCCAACAGCATACATGCAGTCATCAGGCCCAAGGATCTGAAACAAGATGATGACAACCAAGGGCAATGTGCATTATAGAACTGCTTATCAATTAAACtatgaaatattgtttattgtacaGTTTTTGCATTTCAGGTTCATTAGAGTAGGATAGAAGCACCTGGCTGATGCGATTCTCCCATCCCATTCTCCGAAGACCAGCTGCCGCTAAAATGATGGCTGAAAAGTCCTCTTTTTCATCCAATTTCTTCAGACGAGTGTTGAGATTACCTCTCTGAAACACAACTGTTAAGGTATAACCTTACACAAGGCATCAAGCGCTTGTTAATACACTTATCTGCATGATGCATCTACACACAATAACAGTGCTGCACTGCACTGAAAGATACAATGTCTTTAAACTCCAGATGAGGAAATCTCTTCTTTAGCTGTGCAGCCCGACGAAGAGAACTGGTACCTACaacacttcaaataaaaaaatgaaaaatgattattaaaaaaaacacatattaataaaaaataatcatatgtGTGCAAAATATGTGTGCgtcctgtgtatatttattatcaatatataaacacacaatcatgtaaatattcaagaaaaatacatagtatgtatatatacatacacacatttaatttaaattgaatttatttgtgTGAATGGAACcatcagtttttaaaatgtctaacttttaaactttcaaacaTGTGCTGGCCACTGTTTTTACCTCTTGTTGGCTAGAGAGTCCAGACTTTTGCCTTTATGTTTTGGGTGCAGGACAACAGCATCATTGGGGTTTTCTCGCCTTTGAAAAGAGGGAAatgttaatcacaatgttgacCATACATTAAAAAGGACTTGC includes these proteins:
- the hmbsb gene encoding hydroxymethylbilane synthase, b isoform X2, translating into MSEKKDLQDADGKVSRVIRVGTRKSQLARIQTDSVVEKLKELHPDVHFEIVAMSTTGDKILDTALSKIGEKSLFTKELENALEKNEVDLVVHSLKDLPTVLPVGFTIGSVLKRENPNDAVVLHPKHKGKSLDSLANKSVVGTSSLRRAAQLKKRFPHLEFKDIRGNLNTRLKKLDEKEDFSAIILAAAGLRRMGWENRISQILGPDDCMYAVGQGALAVEVRAQDQDILEMVSVLNDADTMLRCIAERAFLKHLEGGCSVPVAVYTEVKNSQLYLTGAVYSLDGSDSLKETMQTSISSDNQVEGQERVDEKVQRVGITALKVSEAAQDAAVKLGVDLGNLLLSKGAKEILTVARQLNDAR
- the hmbsb gene encoding hydroxymethylbilane synthase, b isoform X1 translates to MADGPYKYIRDADGKVSRVIRVGTRKSQLARIQTDSVVEKLKELHPDVHFEIVAMSTTGDKILDTALSKIGEKSLFTKELENALEKNEVDLVVHSLKDLPTVLPVGFTIGSVLKRENPNDAVVLHPKHKGKSLDSLANKSVVGTSSLRRAAQLKKRFPHLEFKDIRGNLNTRLKKLDEKEDFSAIILAAAGLRRMGWENRISQILGPDDCMYAVGQGALAVEVRAQDQDILEMVSVLNDADTMLRCIAERAFLKHLEGGCSVPVAVYTEVKNSQLYLTGAVYSLDGSDSLKETMQTSISSDNQVEGQERVDEKVQRVGITALKVSEAAQDAAVKLGVDLGNLLLSKGAKEILTVARQLNDAR